The following nucleotide sequence is from Aminobacterium mobile DSM 12262.
CTCTTGTCGTTGGTAAAGATTTTCAAGATTCTCGCTAGGAGCCAAATGAGCTAGAGTCTGGAGTCCTAAATTACTTCGTACATTTGAGGCAAAATTTGAAAGGACCTTATCCATTTCGAGAAGGCGCCATACGTCCTTATGAACTTTCATGTGGGAGTTTTTCCCCTCCTGTAATATATTGCATATGATATTCCATGTTGCTCCTTCCTTCAAAAAATGAATAGATATACGGCCAAGCAGAAGAAGCAACTCGCATAGAAATACTTTTTTCCATCCATTGGAGAGAAAAGAACGGGGACAAAGCTAGAAGGATAGCATAGAGAAACATGACCAAAACTATGGCTTTTAAAGCTCCGGCAATAGAGCCTAATATACGATCCACAAAAGAAAGGGCCGTCCAGCGGAGGAAAGCCTGAACAATACGGCAAAGGACAGTACTAGCCACTACTGCTACAAGAAAAAACAACACCATGGCAAGAATCATTACTATAGAATGATTTCCAGGCCATTTAGTCAGATACCATGTAGCTACGCTTGGGGCAAAACGCCAAGCCAAAACAACTCCGCCTACTGTCCCGAGAAGAGAAAAAAACTCTCCTGAAAGACCTCGAAACAACCCGCGAAGACAAAAGAACACTATTAATATGGCAACAGCGACGTCTACACCTAAAGCAAAGCTCATGACGAAACCGAGTCTCCTTCAGCCTCTCGAAGAACTTCCTGCAAAGACACTCCCACGCGGTCGAGACAATAAGCAAGATGAAGGCTGACCAGAAGCAAAAGATGCTCCTGGGCAACCTCCGTTCCTATAGTATTGGCAGCTTCATTCAGCAAGGAGAGAACCCGACGATACGTTTCTTCATCAAGCGCTGTCTTTAGATTATATTGCCGTTTCCCTATTTTGAGAGTTACGTCCCGTAAAGGGATAGACAAAGGATCCAACTCCTCCACTAAGAATTACGCCCTGATTCCAACTCTTCTGGAAGAAGAGCGTTGAGCTTATCGTAAACGCTCTTGACCTGACTGTCCAGTTGCGCTTTATCTTTTTGAAGAGCCATTTTTTCTCGTTCCAGCAATTCTATGTTACGCTGAAATTCTTTCGTTTCCCTAATATGCTCTAATTCTTTTTCAGAAACCTTATTTCGAAGCAGAGATGCTTCTTTTTTCAGCTGCTCATTCTCATCTTTAAGCTTAATAATAAACTCTGCTAACTTTCCAGCCAATTGTTCTATGGAATTAAGCGTTACCATTCTATAACCCCCATTCCTCTCTCTGCAAAATTATCGAAGGGTATAGCCTTGTACAACCATTTCTTCTCTAACTTTATTATGTACAGCATCCACTTCTTCATCACTGAGGGTACGAGCTGGATTACGGTAGGCTAAAGAAAAAGCCAAACTTCGTGTCCCTTCCGGGATACCCTTCCCTACATAAACATCAAAGAGTCGAAGGTTCCATAATAGTTCCCCTGCCGCCTTGCGTATCTCCATCTCCACATCACCCGCTAATTTCTCCTGAGAGACAATAAGAGAAATATCGCGATGTACCGCTGGATAAGGCGGGTTTTCAACAAAAACAGGCTGGCGTTCCGTTAAAAGAGGCTCTAACGCCAACTCAAAAACATAGATGGGAGATCCCAAATCGAGCTCTCTTTCCAGAGAAGGCTTAAGACGTAGCAAATATCCCACTCTGTTTCCGTTAACGAGAACATGAGCCGTCTGACCACAATGGCCAAAAGGCTCTGTTCCAGGAATAAAACGGCATGCGTACCCCCGACTAGATATAATGGCCTCCACATCTCCCTTAACTGAAAGGAAATCTTCCAAATCACTATCTTTGTGAATTTTTCTTATATCTCGACCAGGGTAAACGAGGCCGGCAATGTGTTCTTCTTCTTTTATGCCACTCTCAGCTTCAGCATCTTGCAAGAAGACCCGTCCTTGTTCAAAAATACGCACTGCCTCTCTCCAGCCGGTACGTAACGATGAAGCAAGCGCATTTAAGAGCCCAGGTATCATAAAAGTTCTCATAACAGATAATTCTGTGCTCAAAGGATTAGAGAGCGCAGAAAGATGAGCCCTTCTATCGTCTTCTGAAAGACAGAAAAACTTGGTATAGGACGGAGGAAGGAAACTATATGTTATGACTTCCACATACCCACGAGCTAAAGCTATCTGTCGTAGATGAGACCGAAGTTCCATTAAAGCGCCACGATCACCCCGGCTACTCATATTGCGAGGGAGACGACTTGGCATATCATTGTAGCCCCGAATTCGAGCTACTTCCTCCACAAGATCTTCCTCTATGGAGACATCAGGCCGATACGAAGGGACCTGAAACTTTCTTATATTATCCTTCTTCTCTTTCTCTATAAAACCCAAACGATTAAGAATGCGAGAAGATTCTTCCAAATCATCCCAGAGCAAAATTCTTTGCAGTTTCTCTCTCGTTAAAGCGACATCCCTGCTTGCTGGAATATCGTTGGTTGCCGCCAGCACATTCCATTCTGTATGAGCAGCCCCCCACTTCTTTAGAAGAGACAAAACACAAGCCATAGCTGGGTAGACAAGCTCTGGATCTACTCCTCTAGCATACCGGAACGACGCTTCGCTATTCAACCCTAAGCGGCGAGACGTTCGACTGACTCGAACAGGATCAAAACTGGCACTTTCTATAACCACGTTTTTGGTAGTATCACAAATTTCAGCGCTCTCCCCTCCCATGACTCCAGCAAGAGCGATAGGAGCACCGTTACTCGTAATGAGGAGATCTAACGAGTCAAGCATACGCTTTTTCCCATCAAGAGTTGTCATATACTCTCCGTCCTTCGCTGATCGCACCGTTATTTCCCGTTCAGGCAAACGGTCTAAATCAAAAGCATGGAGAGGTTGCCCCATAAGAAGCATTACTAAATTAGTCGCATCCACAACATTCGAAATCGGACGCATCCCCATGAGAGAGAGAAGGATCCGTATAGGCAGTGGAGACGGCCCTATTTTCACATCTGTAGCGAGCCCCAGAAGATAGCGGCGACACCCTCCGTCTTTAAGAGTAGGTGTACGAAAATCCATCGGCCAAAGTTGTCCTTCATCGGGACGATTTTTCATATTTTTCCTTCCTACGGCATCGGGGAAAAGAGCATAAATTTCTCTAGCTATACCAAGTGCACTGAGTAAATCTCCTCGATTAGGCGTTACAGAAACATCTAAGACCGCATCGTCTAATCGAAGATATTTTTTCAGGTCTGCGCCTACAGGAGCATCGTCTGGCAAACGTAAAATGCCAAATTCATCAGCAATATCAGGTAATCCAATTTCTTCGGCAGAAAGCATCATTCCCTGGCTCACTACCCCATCAAAATCTCGCTCAGACAACACTGTCCCGTCGGCAAGTACTGCCTGCGGAGGAGCATAAGGAATCAAATCTCCCTCCTTAAGATTGGTAGCAGCCGTTACACAATAGGCTCCACCTTTTCCATAATCCAACTGAACTACAAAAAGAGAGCTTTTATTAGGATGAGGTTTAAGGGATATAATTTTCGCAACCCATACTCCAGATAATTCTTCACAGGGATAGGTAATACCTTCTATCTCACAGCCAGTTACCGTAAGTTTTTCTGCTACATCTTTTAATGAAGCAGGAATAGAAACAAGACTATTTAACCAATTCCAGGACATTAACATGATTTATTCCTCCCGGAAAGAAGATAGGGAACATTCCCTTCAAAAAGTACGCGGAGGTCCGTTAATTTGTACTTCAATAAAGCTATACGATCAAGCCCCATTCCCCAAGCAAATCCACTATAAACTGATGGATCTATTCCGCCAGCTTTCAATACGTTAGGATGAATCATTCCAAGTCCGCCAATTTCCAACCACCCAGTTCCCTTACAAATTCGACAATGAGGATTTTTCCCAGAACACTCTATACATTCTATGTCTAGTTCAAGAGAAGGCTCGGTAAAGGGAAAATAACTTGCCCGGTAACGAGCAGCCAACGGTCTGCCGAAAATACTACGTATGAGAACTTCTAGACATCCTTTCAAGTCTGCAATAGAGACATCGCGGTCTACTAAAAGTCCTTCTACTTGATGGAACATAGGAGAATGGGTCGGGTCACTATCGCGACGATATACTTTCCCCGGGCAAATAATCCGCAGTGGAGCTCCATATTTCAGCATGGAACGAACCTGCACAGGAGACGTATGGGTACGAAGCAAGTGTTTGTCATCAAAATAAAACGTATCCTGCATATCTCGAGCGGGGTGATAAGAAGGAATGTTCAGAGCCTCGAAATTATGAAAATCATCTTCTATCTCTGGACCAAGAGCCACTGAAAACCCTAAACCAGAAAGAATGTTAATTACATCCATAGTAACCTGAACTACTGGATGGAAGCTTCCCCATAAACGTCCTCGAGAAGGAAGTGTTACATCTATCTGATCTTGCATTTCAGCAATCTCTGCTTCTCGTTTTTCCAGAGAGACCTTACTCGATTCCAGATTTTCTTCCAACTCATCTCTAAGTTTATTAACGAGCTGTCCTACTTCTGGCCTTTTCTCGGGAGGCAACGAACCAAGAGTCTTCAACAGAGCAGTGACTTTCCCTTTTTTACCGAGGAAGTGAACCTTTATCTGCTGTATCTCATCTGCCGTTCGAGCCTGTCTAAGCTGGTCGAGGAAATCTTTTCTACACTTTTGAATGTCATCGTATATTTCACTCACGCCCCATTACCCTCCCTTTTTCGTTCTTCCTGAATAATTTCAAGCAGTATATCCAGGTCTTTCTTTTTACCGGCTATCAAAAGTCGGTCATCCTTTTCAACAACTGTATCGGCAGAAGGAAGGAATCTTGACCCCTTCCTATCAAAAAGCAACACCATTGCATTATATTTTTTTCTAAATTCTTGTTCTGCCAAGGTCTTACCTATCATCTCAGCAAGCGGAGTAATTTCACCCACAAGATAGTCCCCACCGGGAAGTTGAGAAAAACTCGTCAACCAAGGATGAACAAACTGTTCCGCTACCCGTTGCCCCATATCTCTCTCGGGGAATATGACTCTATGGGCTCCAACACGGGAAAGCACCCTTGCATGGAGAGCCGTCTGGGCTCGTGCTACAACGAGAGGGATATTAAAACCTTTAATAATTGTAGTAGCCAAAATACTAGCCTCCACATTC
It contains:
- a CDS encoding CvpA family protein, whose product is MSFALGVDVAVAILIVFFCLRGLFRGLSGEFFSLLGTVGGVVLAWRFAPSVATWYLTKWPGNHSIVMILAMVLFFLVAVVASTVLCRIVQAFLRWTALSFVDRILGSIAGALKAIVLVMFLYAILLALSPFFSLQWMEKSISMRVASSAWPYIYSFFEGRSNMEYHMQYITGGEKLPHESS
- the zapA gene encoding cell division protein ZapA, with product MSIPLRDVTLKIGKRQYNLKTALDEETYRRVLSLLNEAANTIGTEVAQEHLLLLVSLHLAYCLDRVGVSLQEVLREAEGDSVSS
- the pheT gene encoding phenylalanine--tRNA ligase subunit beta encodes the protein MLMSWNWLNSLVSIPASLKDVAEKLTVTGCEIEGITYPCEELSGVWVAKIISLKPHPNKSSLFVVQLDYGKGGAYCVTAATNLKEGDLIPYAPPQAVLADGTVLSERDFDGVVSQGMMLSAEEIGLPDIADEFGILRLPDDAPVGADLKKYLRLDDAVLDVSVTPNRGDLLSALGIAREIYALFPDAVGRKNMKNRPDEGQLWPMDFRTPTLKDGGCRRYLLGLATDVKIGPSPLPIRILLSLMGMRPISNVVDATNLVMLLMGQPLHAFDLDRLPEREITVRSAKDGEYMTTLDGKKRMLDSLDLLITSNGAPIALAGVMGGESAEICDTTKNVVIESASFDPVRVSRTSRRLGLNSEASFRYARGVDPELVYPAMACVLSLLKKWGAAHTEWNVLAATNDIPASRDVALTREKLQRILLWDDLEESSRILNRLGFIEKEKKDNIRKFQVPSYRPDVSIEEDLVEEVARIRGYNDMPSRLPRNMSSRGDRGALMELRSHLRQIALARGYVEVITYSFLPPSYTKFFCLSEDDRRAHLSALSNPLSTELSVMRTFMIPGLLNALASSLRTGWREAVRIFEQGRVFLQDAEAESGIKEEEHIAGLVYPGRDIRKIHKDSDLEDFLSVKGDVEAIISSRGYACRFIPGTEPFGHCGQTAHVLVNGNRVGYLLRLKPSLERELDLGSPIYVFELALEPLLTERQPVFVENPPYPAVHRDISLIVSQEKLAGDVEMEIRKAAGELLWNLRLFDVYVGKGIPEGTRSLAFSLAYRNPARTLSDEEVDAVHNKVREEMVVQGYTLR
- the pheS gene encoding phenylalanine--tRNA ligase subunit alpha; translation: MSEIYDDIQKCRKDFLDQLRQARTADEIQQIKVHFLGKKGKVTALLKTLGSLPPEKRPEVGQLVNKLRDELEENLESSKVSLEKREAEIAEMQDQIDVTLPSRGRLWGSFHPVVQVTMDVINILSGLGFSVALGPEIEDDFHNFEALNIPSYHPARDMQDTFYFDDKHLLRTHTSPVQVRSMLKYGAPLRIICPGKVYRRDSDPTHSPMFHQVEGLLVDRDVSIADLKGCLEVLIRSIFGRPLAARYRASYFPFTEPSLELDIECIECSGKNPHCRICKGTGWLEIGGLGMIHPNVLKAGGIDPSVYSGFAWGMGLDRIALLKYKLTDLRVLFEGNVPYLLSGRNKSC
- a CDS encoding potassium channel family protein codes for the protein MAEERKMILVVGLGRFGFSLCEKLAALNQYVVGVDANPLKVEEVADIIDLAAQLDATDEDALIKVGAKEADIAVITIGENVEASILATTIIKGFNIPLVVARAQTALHARVLSRVGAHRVIFPERDMGQRVAEQFVHPWLTSFSQLPGGDYLVGEITPLAEMIGKTLAEQEFRKKYNAMVLLFDRKGSRFLPSADTVVEKDDRLLIAGKKKDLDILLEIIQEERKREGNGA